The following proteins are encoded in a genomic region of Brachyspira pilosicoli:
- a CDS encoding MATE family efflux transporter, translating into MELNNQSLIENSSIKLFFKFAIPSILGMIMGSAAVFVDGFFVAHFISANAFTAINIVWPITALSFGIYVMLTIGSIALAGKCIGENNIRRANLIFTQTLIVVLTIATLPLIIAYIFRTNLLPLFGAHGEIYQLSLDYIEGVLFATFFWGIAYVLSQFVRLNGSPKFASLMFIISSIANMILDPIFIVVFKLGISGAAWATAISQMIAFIMGLLYFFKPNCKLKIIKVYGGWIYILKASFNGFSEFLSNLSSGLIPWLFNITAYNISGNNGILVYSVANYAIMFFIMLAYSIGEALEPLVSVSYGAKNKNRMKDFLKISIFLISIISILISIILLINPSSLVNMLLQDVDVKTFEEANFFVRASIPTFIGVGINIIMSAYYTSVQKAGASAIVAALRSTILPIALVLTLPNIIGFIGLILVLPISEIATLIVSVLLYKNRKPDVLIS; encoded by the coding sequence ATGGAACTTAATAATCAATCTTTAATAGAAAATAGCAGTATAAAACTATTTTTTAAATTTGCCATACCAAGCATTTTGGGTATGATTATGGGAAGTGCTGCAGTATTTGTAGACGGTTTTTTTGTAGCACATTTTATCTCTGCTAATGCCTTTACAGCAATTAATATAGTTTGGCCAATCACTGCTTTATCGTTTGGCATTTATGTAATGCTTACAATAGGCTCTATTGCACTCGCTGGTAAATGCATTGGCGAAAACAATATAAGGCGAGCTAATTTAATATTCACTCAAACTTTAATTGTAGTTCTTACAATAGCAACTTTGCCTCTTATAATAGCATATATATTCAGAACTAATTTACTTCCATTATTCGGAGCTCATGGAGAAATATATCAGTTATCATTAGATTATATTGAAGGTGTATTATTTGCTACATTTTTTTGGGGGATAGCGTATGTGCTTAGTCAGTTTGTAAGGCTTAATGGTTCTCCGAAATTTGCTTCTTTAATGTTTATAATATCTTCTATAGCAAATATGATATTAGACCCTATTTTTATTGTAGTTTTTAAGTTAGGAATTTCTGGGGCTGCCTGGGCTACTGCAATATCTCAAATGATTGCATTTATTATGGGGTTGTTATACTTCTTTAAGCCAAACTGCAAATTAAAAATTATAAAAGTTTATGGAGGCTGGATTTATATATTAAAAGCTTCATTTAATGGGTTTTCGGAATTTTTAAGTAATCTATCTTCAGGGCTTATACCTTGGCTATTTAATATCACCGCATACAACATTTCTGGTAATAACGGAATACTTGTTTATTCTGTTGCTAATTATGCTATAATGTTTTTTATAATGCTTGCATATTCTATTGGTGAAGCATTAGAGCCGCTTGTAAGTGTTTCTTATGGAGCTAAAAACAAAAACCGAATGAAAGATTTTCTAAAAATATCAATATTTTTAATTTCTATCATATCAATATTAATATCAATTATATTGTTAATAAATCCAAGTTCATTAGTGAATATGCTTTTGCAAGATGTTGATGTAAAAACATTTGAAGAAGCTAATTTTTTTGTAAGAGCATCAATACCTACATTTATAGGTGTTGGAATAAATATTATAATGAGTGCCTACTACACATCAGTACAAAAGGCAGGGGCTTCAGCAATAGTAGCAGCTTTAAGAAGTACAATACTCCCAATAGCTTTAGTATTAACTTTGCCTAATATAATAGGTTTTATAGGTTTAATTTTAGTTCTTCCTATAAGCGAAATAGCAACCTTAATTGTTTCTGTGCTGTTATACAAAAATAGAAAACCAGATGTTTTAATTAGTTAG
- a CDS encoding DJ-1/PfpI family protein: MSKSVVYVVANENFQDEEFFESKKILESKGYSIKLASSIIGEAHGKLGSTVNTELLFSEVSTDDFDAIVFVGGVGSIKLWDDWRTQGLAKLFLDNGKIVAGIGSGVVIMANAGILANINVTCLKENESPVRHNNANIVEENVVVSGNIITANGPKSAKEFGNVLLNALEAI; the protein is encoded by the coding sequence ATGTCTAAAAGTGTAGTATATGTGGTTGCAAATGAAAATTTTCAAGATGAGGAGTTTTTTGAAAGTAAAAAGATTTTAGAATCTAAAGGATATAGTATAAAATTAGCCTCTAGTATAATAGGCGAAGCACATGGAAAATTGGGGAGTACTGTTAATACGGAGCTTTTATTTAGCGAAGTGAGCACTGATGATTTTGATGCTATAGTTTTTGTTGGAGGAGTTGGTTCTATAAAGCTTTGGGACGATTGGCGTACACAGGGGCTTGCTAAATTATTTCTTGACAATGGTAAAATAGTAGCTGGTATTGGAAGCGGGGTTGTTATAATGGCTAATGCGGGTATATTGGCAAATATTAATGTTACTTGTTTAAAAGAAAATGAATCTCCTGTTAGGCATAATAATGCTAATATTGTAGAAGAGAATGTTGTAGTATCCGGCAATATAATAACAGCTAATGGACCAAAATCTGCAAAAGAGTTTGGCAACGTTTTGCTTAATGCTTTAGAAGCAATATAA
- the glgA gene encoding glycogen synthase GlgA: MSKMRVVIASSEAVPFIKTGGLADVAGSLPIYLKKLDVEVSVVIPKYRDIDFKGCYLENVLPTMGVWMGTGEEWCSVFKTVYNGIDFYFIEHHHFFSREGLYHDNAFNDYQDNAWRFGFFSRAVLQLCKDLNLKPDVVHANDWQTAAISAYIKTWHWNDEVGKAASVLTIHNANYQGIYNAASTYNYLGLGWNNFSPDTFEDHGNINLLKGGIFFSDLVTTVSPTYAKEIASPYGGHGIAPYLNNKTTSFFGILNGIDEDVWSPEKDTMIPAHFSSKDMKGKKICKRELQKRFLLAEDDDVALIGAIGRFVDQKGYHLLASVIEPLMANMKFQFCILGTGDKGFESFFGDLPKRYPGRIGSYIGYSNELSHLIEAGADMFVMPSLFEPCGLNQMYSLRYGTIPIVHATGGLEDTVENYNESTGEGSGFKFYDSNDSALYNTIGWAISVYYDHRDKFEAMQKRVMKIDNSWEKSAKEYVKAYKIAIENKKNYDKNCGL; this comes from the coding sequence ATGTCAAAAATGAGAGTAGTTATAGCTTCATCAGAGGCTGTTCCTTTTATAAAGACAGGAGGTTTAGCAGATGTTGCTGGATCTTTACCAATATATTTAAAAAAGCTAGATGTAGAAGTTTCAGTTGTTATTCCAAAGTATAGAGATATTGATTTTAAGGGCTGTTATTTAGAGAATGTACTTCCTACTATGGGTGTGTGGATGGGTACAGGTGAAGAGTGGTGCAGTGTTTTTAAGACTGTATATAATGGTATAGATTTTTATTTTATAGAGCATCATCATTTCTTTAGTAGGGAAGGTCTTTATCATGATAATGCTTTTAATGACTATCAGGATAATGCTTGGAGGTTTGGATTTTTTTCAAGAGCAGTGCTTCAATTATGCAAGGATTTAAATTTAAAACCAGATGTAGTTCACGCTAATGATTGGCAGACAGCAGCAATATCAGCATATATAAAAACTTGGCACTGGAATGATGAAGTAGGTAAAGCAGCAAGTGTACTTACTATACATAATGCTAACTATCAAGGTATTTATAATGCCGCAAGCACTTATAATTATTTAGGTTTGGGTTGGAATAATTTTAGCCCAGATACTTTTGAAGACCATGGTAATATTAATTTACTAAAGGGCGGAATATTCTTCTCTGATTTGGTTACAACAGTAAGCCCAACTTATGCAAAAGAAATAGCTTCCCCTTATGGCGGTCATGGTATAGCACCTTATTTAAACAATAAAACAACAAGTTTCTTCGGTATATTAAATGGAATAGATGAAGATGTTTGGTCTCCAGAAAAAGATACTATGATACCAGCACATTTTTCTTCTAAAGATATGAAAGGCAAAAAAATATGTAAGAGAGAATTGCAAAAGAGATTTTTGCTCGCAGAAGATGATGATGTAGCTTTGATTGGTGCTATAGGAAGATTTGTTGATCAGAAGGGGTATCATTTACTTGCTTCTGTTATTGAGCCTTTGATGGCTAATATGAAGTTTCAATTTTGTATACTTGGTACAGGTGATAAAGGTTTTGAGAGTTTCTTTGGTGATTTACCTAAGAGATATCCTGGCAGAATTGGCTCTTATATAGGCTATAGCAATGAATTATCACATTTAATAGAGGCAGGGGCTGATATGTTTGTAATGCCTTCTTTGTTTGAACCTTGCGGACTTAATCAGATGTATTCTTTAAGATATGGAACTATACCTATAGTGCATGCTACTGGAGGGCTTGAAGATACTGTTGAAAACTATAATGAGTCTACAGGCGAAGGTTCTGGATTTAAGTTTTATGATTCTAATGATTCTGCTTTATATAATACTATTGGCTGGGCTATTAGCGTTTATTATGATCATAGAGATAAATTTGAAGCTATGCAAAAACGAGTGATGAAGATAGATAATTCTTGGGAGAAGAGTGCTAAGGAATATGTAAAAGCATATAAGATTGCCATAGAGAACAAGAAAAACTATGATAAAAATTGCGGACTATAA
- a CDS encoding glycosyltransferase: MKTKKKMALLLCSTGNEAFAVGNVIIGAKKYLFQNLKDEEYDIIFYTDKLNINDENALKKIFPRIIIKIYKSPFDNNTQNTNMFTYYSLFTYARFEGFDILDDYKQLFYIDTDVVIQKDISHIFDIKGNWNICYYENDSKIIDKLKNNAKQKTIDNIIKDGYDINQKEIMAGIYIINDTLPKYKEMKKWLYDFVMKYKLNDEDTLSIAIHYFNIEINELDKRYNCVPWSEIANDAYILHSIGPKKFWRDTYNKDWEENNKIWIEAGGNTTYNEIYKKRKIIDKIVWLIPNYNLRNKVRGFLLKKIGLSGR; this comes from the coding sequence ATGAAAACTAAAAAGAAAATGGCTCTTTTATTATGCTCTACAGGAAATGAGGCTTTTGCTGTTGGAAATGTTATAATAGGTGCTAAAAAATATCTATTTCAAAACTTGAAAGATGAAGAATATGACATAATATTTTATACCGATAAATTAAACATTAATGATGAAAATGCTCTTAAAAAAATTTTCCCAAGAATAATTATTAAAATATATAAATCTCCATTCGATAATAACACACAAAATACAAATATGTTTACCTATTACAGTTTATTCACATACGCAAGATTTGAAGGTTTTGATATTCTTGACGACTACAAACAGTTATTCTACATAGACACTGATGTTGTAATACAGAAAGATATCTCACATATATTTGATATAAAAGGTAATTGGAATATATGCTATTATGAAAACGATAGTAAAATTATAGATAAATTGAAAAATAATGCTAAACAAAAAACAATAGATAATATCATAAAAGATGGATATGATATAAATCAAAAAGAAATTATGGCTGGAATATATATAATTAATGATACACTGCCTAAATATAAAGAAATGAAAAAATGGTTATATGATTTCGTAATGAAATATAAATTAAATGATGAAGATACTTTAAGTATAGCCATACATTATTTTAATATAGAAATAAATGAATTAGATAAAAGATATAATTGTGTGCCATGGTCTGAAATCGCCAATGATGCTTATATACTTCATTCAATAGGGCCTAAAAAATTTTGGAGAGATACATATAATAAAGATTGGGAAGAAAATAATAAAATATGGATAGAAGCAGGCGGAAATACAACTTATAATGAAATATATAAAAAAAGAAAAATTATAGACAAAATAGTGTGGCTTATACCAAATTATAATTTAAGAAATAAAGTTAGAGGATTTTTACTAAAAAAGATTGGGCTTTCTGGAAGATAA
- a CDS encoding glycosyltransferase family 2 protein, with the protein MIKVSIIILVYNTEQYLEKCLNSIINQTLKEIEIICIDDKSTDNSINIIKEFQKKDNRIILIENEKNMGMGYNRDVGIKQAKGEYIGFVDSDDYINENYFYELYSTSKKYNADLTKTENIETYNKNYERKTNLKSKNETIEEGLYKLSIADFINSMNITKPNNKPITTTVWSKLFKRKFILKNNIMFNSIRNGEDLCFILTVLAFNPIIAINNKAVYNCIQRNEEGTHITNKDYIENIIEISNESLKAYYQNNRKYIGYVFDIIMYMLFNTINNLYSKESIEKEYNRIYELFKNINLNKNDLKVSNVYLKNTYFKTLEKNNYETFYYYFVTLYKTIRKCIPSFILKILRSKNIIP; encoded by the coding sequence ATGATAAAAGTAAGTATAATAATATTAGTTTACAATACTGAACAATATTTAGAAAAATGTTTAAATAGTATAATAAATCAAACTCTTAAAGAAATTGAAATTATATGTATAGATGATAAAAGCACAGATAACAGCATAAATATAATAAAAGAATTTCAAAAGAAAGATAATAGAATCATACTTATAGAAAATGAAAAAAATATGGGTATGGGATATAATAGAGATGTTGGAATAAAACAAGCCAAAGGAGAATATATAGGTTTTGTAGATTCTGATGATTATATAAATGAAAATTATTTTTATGAATTATATAGTACATCAAAAAAATATAATGCTGATTTAACAAAAACAGAAAATATAGAAACATATAATAAAAATTATGAAAGAAAAACAAATTTAAAAAGCAAAAATGAAACTATAGAAGAAGGATTATATAAACTATCAATCGCTGATTTCATCAATTCAATGAACATTACTAAACCAAATAATAAACCAATAACAACGACTGTATGGAGTAAATTATTTAAAAGAAAATTTATTTTAAAAAACAATATAATGTTTAATTCTATAAGAAATGGTGAAGATTTATGCTTTATATTAACCGTGTTGGCTTTTAATCCTATTATAGCTATAAATAATAAAGCTGTATACAATTGCATACAAAGAAATGAAGAAGGTACACATATAACAAATAAAGATTATATAGAAAATATTATAGAAATTTCTAATGAATCTCTAAAAGCATATTATCAAAATAACAGAAAATATATCGGTTATGTATTTGATATCATTATGTATATGCTGTTTAATACTATAAATAACTTATATTCAAAAGAAAGCATTGAAAAAGAATATAATAGAATATATGAACTATTTAAAAATATAAATTTGAATAAAAATGATTTAAAAGTATCAAATGTCTATCTAAAAAATACTTACTTTAAAACATTAGAAAAGAATAATTATGAAACTTTTTATTACTACTTCGTCACTTTGTATAAAACTATAAGAAAATGTATCCCATCTTTCATATTAAAAATACTAAGAAGTAAAAATATTATACCATAA
- a CDS encoding glycosyltransferase, with translation MRMDICLSADDNYAKYMGTTIASILSNSKEDEEIYFHLLDGGITEENKNKLLSLKI, from the coding sequence ATGAGAATGGATATATGTTTATCAGCAGATGATAATTATGCTAAATATATGGGTACAACTATTGCTTCAATACTTTCAAATTCTAAAGAAGATGAGGAAATATATTTTCATTTACTAGACGGCGGAATAACAGAAGAAAACAAAAATAAATTATTATCCTTAAAAATATAA
- a CDS encoding glycosyltransferase family 8 protein: MRMDICLSADDNYAKYMGTTIASILSNSKEDEEIYFHLLDGGITEENKNKLLSLKKIKNCEMKFYTPDIKKYRHWFEISNKPNWVSEATFYRLSIHDLVEDVDKILYLDCDIIVNDSLKEIFEMDISNYYALVVDNARNDNYFNAGVIMMNVHLWRKNNISKEFDECFLNNYSTIWADEGLLNECLKNRVKFIETKWNFFANKMQQYYIDYNLNDVKIIHYMSFKPWKYDCTSVIFIDEFWKYYQLTPWFLERPIDAIQTILAQKYGDYEETKLKISDVRFFGVYHNRNTLEIVIFFIKIRIEMSFKNVNKIAWFIPVRKWREAFKRAFDV; encoded by the coding sequence ATGAGAATGGATATATGTTTATCAGCAGATGATAATTATGCAAAATATATGGGTACAACTATTGCTTCAATACTTTCAAATTCCAAAGAAGATGAAGAAATATATTTTCATTTGTTAGACGGCGGAATAACAGAAGAAAATAAAAATAAATTATTATCATTAAAAAAAATAAAAAATTGTGAAATGAAATTTTATACACCAGATATAAAAAAATATAGACATTGGTTTGAAATATCTAATAAACCTAATTGGGTTTCAGAAGCAACTTTTTATAGACTTTCAATTCATGATCTGGTAGAGGATGTTGATAAAATATTATATTTGGATTGTGATATTATAGTTAATGATAGTTTAAAAGAAATATTTGAAATGGATATATCTAATTATTATGCTTTAGTTGTTGATAATGCTAGAAACGATAATTATTTTAATGCAGGTGTAATAATGATGAATGTTCATTTATGGAGAAAAAATAATATTAGTAAAGAATTTGATGAATGTTTTTTGAATAATTATTCTACAATTTGGGCGGATGAAGGTTTATTAAATGAGTGTTTAAAAAATAGAGTTAAATTTATAGAAACTAAGTGGAATTTTTTTGCTAATAAGATGCAGCAATATTATATAGATTATAATTTGAATGATGTAAAAATAATTCATTATATGTCATTTAAACCATGGAAATATGATTGTACGAGTGTTATATTTATAGATGAGTTTTGGAAATATTATCAATTAACACCTTGGTTTTTAGAGAGGCCTATAGATGCTATACAAACTATATTAGCACAAAAATATGGAGATTATGAAGAGACTAAATTAAAAATAAGTGATGTAAGATTTTTTGGTGTTTATCATAATAGAAATACTTTAGAGATAGTAATATTTTTTATAAAGATAAGAATAGAGATGAGTTTTAAGAATGTCAATAAAATAGCATGGTTTATACCAGTAAGGAAGTGGAGGGAAGCTTTTAAAAGAGCTTTCGATGTTTAA
- a CDS encoding glycosyltransferase family 8 protein, with protein MIDVNVCFASNDGYAPYMGTAIASLLSNAEDDENINIYIISENINDLNKQKLLSLKKIRDCNISFVEPKEEIFKYISKYNMKANSTWFRLSIPSLIPNAEKIIYLDGDMIINSSLRELFLDDMGDYYAYVVEDVMDRIDEVKGPIGFSKSDKYFNAGFLMINNKLWIKDNLEEKFYNAIDAMPILSYRDQDILNYCLKNRVKFIDKKWNFLDNKSCYKEINANLNDINIIHCIGKPWKKECNVSFFADEFWKYYQLTPWFLERPIDAIQTILAQKYSDYEEAKLKISDVRCFGVYHNRNTLEIVIFFIKIRIEMSFKNVNKIAWFIPVRKWREAFKRAFDV; from the coding sequence ATGATAGATGTAAATGTATGTTTTGCTTCAAATGACGGATATGCTCCATATATGGGAACTGCAATAGCATCATTACTTTCAAATGCTGAAGATGATGAGAATATTAATATATATATAATTTCAGAAAATATTAATGATTTAAATAAACAAAAACTTTTATCTTTAAAAAAAATAAGAGATTGTAATATAAGTTTTGTAGAACCTAAAGAAGAAATTTTTAAATACATCTCAAAATATAATATGAAGGCTAATTCTACTTGGTTTAGATTGTCAATTCCATCATTAATACCAAATGCTGAAAAGATAATATATTTAGACGGGGATATGATAATTAATTCAAGCTTAAGAGAATTATTTTTAGATGATATGGGGGACTATTATGCTTATGTAGTAGAAGATGTTATGGATAGAATAGATGAAGTAAAAGGGCCTATAGGTTTCAGTAAATCGGATAAATATTTTAATGCTGGTTTTTTGATGATAAATAATAAACTTTGGATAAAGGATAATTTAGAAGAAAAATTTTATAATGCTATAGATGCTATGCCTATACTTTCGTATAGAGATCAGGATATACTTAATTATTGTTTAAAAAATAGGGTAAAATTTATAGATAAAAAATGGAATTTTTTAGATAATAAATCATGTTATAAAGAAATTAATGCAAACCTTAATGATATTAATATTATACATTGCATAGGAAAACCTTGGAAAAAAGAATGTAATGTTTCTTTTTTTGCTGATGAGTTTTGGAAATATTATCAGCTTACTCCTTGGTTTTTGGAGCGGCCTATAGATGCTATACAAACAATATTGGCTCAAAAGTACAGCGATTATGAAGAGGCTAAATTAAAAATAAGTGATGTAAGATGTTTTGGTGTTTATCACAATAGAAATACTTTAGAGATAGTAATATTTTTTATAAAGATAAGAATAGAGATGAGTTTTAAGAATGTAAATAAAATAGCATGGTTTATACCAGTAAGGAAGTGGAGGGAAGCTTTTAAAAGAGCTTTCGATGTTTAA
- a CDS encoding uracil-DNA glycosylase family protein, producing the protein MENNTETHLFSDTNFFFDDSNTLILGSFPVPLYTQEEKFNLLDDEEKNNAWYYSSKKSEFWKLIAYSFDIDNKDFLVSKELKKKLFYDKRIAIADVFYKCKRKNKNSSKDTDLIVVEYNNLIVDIIKNIKLIIFTSRFTENNFFKILNNNGIEYNLIENEEKNIFDLSEEIINSVRERYLIVKNKKIKIATITLKISPIKGVSLYSTKQLLFKHYLNR; encoded by the coding sequence ATGGAAAATAATACAGAAACACATCTTTTTAGCGATACTAATTTCTTTTTTGATGATAGCAATACACTTATACTTGGGAGTTTTCCTGTGCCGTTATATACTCAAGAAGAAAAATTTAATTTGCTTGATGATGAAGAGAAAAATAATGCTTGGTATTATTCAAGTAAAAAAAGTGAGTTTTGGAAATTAATTGCTTATAGTTTTGATATTGATAATAAAGATTTTTTGGTTTCTAAAGAATTAAAAAAAAAGCTTTTTTATGATAAAAGAATAGCTATAGCAGATGTGTTTTATAAATGCAAAAGAAAAAATAAAAATAGCTCTAAAGATACTGATTTGATTGTAGTGGAATATAATAATTTAATTGTTGATATTATAAAAAATATAAAGCTTATAATTTTTACAAGCAGATTTACAGAGAATAATTTTTTTAAAATATTAAATAATAATGGTATAGAATATAATTTAATTGAAAACGAAGAGAAAAATATTTTTGATTTATCAGAAGAGATAATTAATTCCGTTCGTGAGAGATATCTTATTGTGAAAAACAAAAAAATAAAAATAGCAACCATTACTTTAAAAATTAGCCCTATTAAAGGAGTTAGTCTTTATTCTACAAAACAATTATTATTTAAACACTATTTGAATAGATAA
- the dnaN gene encoding DNA polymerase III subunit beta, translated as MKFRCLKKDIVKSIGVTENVVEGKVIYNIESNVLFHLAGNMLTLTATDGSVWARSRIMLDDCEGEGTVAVYAKKISSILKEMPDGMITINVEENEKINIESENGKTKHLIIGMKTDDFPAYPESNSDINYIMLPTKELVTMINKTISSIAKEPFKPALRGICFEKTDSKFLAVATDGRRMAIIEREFEGIDAGSFSIIIEPKVLNEILVTASYDDVEQVKMGVDGQQVYFQVGKYDFVSSLIEGKYPNFRQVIPKEFAYSFRVNKNDLLDAIRRVVPMINDVRSKRMILTVSEESLKVKGINQEMGESLEEIDIKYTGEEHSVAYNYTYIQDVIKQIDSEIVTFMVNKDSSPTVVREIEREDYYFIIMPMSIGEE; from the coding sequence ATGAAATTTAGATGTTTAAAAAAAGATATAGTAAAATCTATTGGAGTTACAGAAAACGTTGTTGAAGGAAAAGTAATATATAATATAGAAAGCAATGTGCTTTTTCATCTTGCTGGAAATATGCTTACATTAACAGCTACAGACGGCTCTGTTTGGGCAAGAAGCAGAATTATGCTTGATGATTGTGAGGGAGAAGGTACTGTTGCAGTATATGCTAAAAAAATAAGCTCTATACTTAAAGAAATGCCTGATGGTATGATTACTATAAATGTTGAAGAAAATGAAAAAATTAACATAGAATCTGAAAACGGTAAAACTAAACACTTAATAATTGGAATGAAAACAGATGATTTCCCTGCTTATCCTGAAAGCAATAGTGATATTAATTACATAATGCTTCCTACTAAAGAATTGGTTACTATGATTAATAAAACTATATCTTCAATTGCCAAAGAACCTTTCAAACCTGCTTTAAGAGGTATATGTTTTGAAAAAACTGACTCTAAATTTTTAGCAGTTGCTACAGACGGAAGAAGAATGGCTATCATAGAGAGAGAATTTGAGGGTATTGATGCTGGTTCTTTTTCAATAATAATAGAGCCTAAAGTATTAAATGAGATACTTGTTACTGCAAGCTATGATGATGTTGAACAGGTAAAAATGGGAGTTGACGGTCAGCAAGTATATTTCCAAGTTGGTAAATATGACTTTGTGTCAAGTCTTATAGAAGGAAAATATCCTAATTTTAGACAGGTTATACCTAAAGAGTTTGCTTATAGTTTTAGAGTGAACAAAAATGACTTACTCGATGCTATTAGAAGAGTAGTTCCTATGATTAATGATGTTCGCTCTAAGAGAATGATACTTACTGTTTCTGAAGAGTCTTTAAAAGTTAAAGGTATAAACCAAGAAATGGGAGAATCTTTAGAAGAAATAGACATTAAATATACAGGTGAAGAACATTCTGTTGCTTATAATTATACTTATATTCAAGATGTAATAAAACAAATAGATTCCGAGATAGTTACATTTATGGTTAATAAAGATTCAAGTCCTACAGTAGTGAGAGAAATAGAGAGAGAGGATTATTATTTCATCATTATGCCTATGAGCATTGGCGAAGAGTAA
- a CDS encoding toxin A gives MKLIKYLIVIYLIITSILHAQTTIQPGLYIRADLDGYFFPYLDGGGKLSLYYRFITDVFPGYIWEGVRTDIGISDHLDAERNKLKIYVDSSISKYFNINASVSLVNYYTAGKRGFINFDSPNIAVDTNAINKALKTDNISFEAEATPTFMLPLFNNLFDGTGLILQAGLTFKYAYINNGKYYLDYELLLVRDQNDISYKLDSMILFDLSPLSVGINYMLAYMNNTKQLWHSIGAYAHFEYEFLSRFYTEVNLKIGQYISHPSYTGKLYLNMDAGLVFKII, from the coding sequence ATGAAGTTAATAAAGTATTTAATTGTTATATATTTAATTATTACATCAATACTGCATGCCCAAACCACTATACAGCCTGGGCTTTATATTAGAGCCGATTTAGACGGATATTTCTTTCCATATTTAGACGGAGGCGGAAAGTTATCTCTATACTATAGATTTATTACAGATGTTTTTCCAGGTTATATATGGGAAGGTGTGAGAACTGATATAGGAATAAGCGATCATTTAGATGCTGAAAGAAATAAACTCAAAATATATGTAGACTCTTCTATTTCAAAATATTTTAATATAAATGCAAGCGTTTCTTTAGTTAATTATTATACAGCTGGTAAAAGAGGGTTCATTAATTTTGACAGTCCAAATATTGCAGTTGACACCAATGCTATAAACAAAGCATTAAAAACAGATAATATATCATTTGAAGCAGAGGCAACTCCTACTTTTATGCTTCCTCTATTTAACAATCTATTTGACGGAACAGGCTTAATATTACAGGCAGGTTTAACATTTAAATATGCATATATTAATAATGGAAAATACTATTTAGATTATGAATTGCTTCTTGTCAGAGACCAAAATGATATATCTTACAAGCTTGACAGCATGATATTATTTGATTTATCACCACTATCAGTAGGCATAAATTACATGTTAGCTTATATGAATAACACAAAACAGCTTTGGCATTCTATAGGAGCTTATGCTCATTTTGAATATGAGTTTTTAAGCAGATTCTATACGGAAGTTAATTTAAAAATAGGTCAATATATATCCCATCCTTCATATACAGGAAAACTTTATCTTAATATGGATGCAGGATTAGTATTTAAAATTATTTAA